In the genome of Anabrus simplex isolate iqAnaSimp1 chromosome 6, ASM4041472v1, whole genome shotgun sequence, one region contains:
- the LOC137501256 gene encoding histone H2B has product MPPKTSGKAAKKAGKAQKNISKGDKKKKRKRKESYAIYIYKVLKQVHPDTGISSKAMSIMNSFVNDIFERIAAEASRLAHYNKRSTITSREIQTAVRLLLPGELAKHAVSEGTKAVTKYTSSK; this is encoded by the coding sequence atgcctcctaagactagcggaaaggccgccaagaaagccggcaaggcccagaagaacatctccaagggagataagaagaagaagcgcaagaggaaggagagctacgccatctacatctacaaagtacttaaacaggtacaccctgatactggcatctccagcaaggcgatgagcatcatgaacagcttcgtcaacgacatcttcgaacgTATCGCCGCTgaagcttcccgtctggcccactacaacaagcgctccaccatcactagtcgggagatccagactgccgtccgtctcttgctgcccggagagctggccaagcacgccgtcagcgagggcaccaaagcagtcaccaaatacaccagctccaagtaa